A single genomic interval of Lewinellaceae bacterium harbors:
- a CDS encoding formylglycine-generating enzyme family protein, which yields MNISSFRTFSALSASIAQFTMDNYTLSGEDYGQFKKERKGAGWVDYLRERSRVDMADYLAFADRLRATRTVRIRLATPHPQAVLSAVPWPEYISHLSLAHNQLEGGLDPSRFTKLEVLSLAGNPALDYDRLVLPPGLRHIIVSSAEQASLEKTGFRKKHPGISLSQNGNSGFTLGKAPFEEPEMATVKGGTFWMGSEESEAEATDTEKPRHLVQLSDYAMGKYLVTVEEFARFVEETGYVTAAEREGWSVAGIWRQGKLEFFCPAECNWRHDVYGRPLTNAHARHPVVHVTWDDAMAYCEWLSGKTGKTYRLPTEAQWEYAAIGGHQAPDKDDQGYFQRSCAYAGSDDPAQVSWFFGQFEGQPVEQYGTRPVGQLQPNELGLYDMSGNVWEWCYDRHAPDYYRQCKEARLVKDPSGPEQGANRMFRGGGWGRDAAAGRIANRRRSAPDDRGDAAGFRIVCTK from the coding sequence ATGAATATTTCATCATTCCGGACATTCAGCGCCCTCAGCGCGTCCATCGCTCAGTTCACCATGGACAATTACACGCTATCCGGCGAAGACTACGGCCAATTTAAAAAAGAAAGGAAGGGTGCCGGCTGGGTGGATTACCTGCGGGAGCGCTCACGGGTGGATATGGCGGACTATCTGGCATTTGCCGATCGCCTGCGGGCGACCCGGACAGTGCGCATCAGGCTGGCTACCCCCCATCCTCAGGCGGTCTTGTCGGCGGTTCCCTGGCCGGAGTACATCAGCCATCTCAGCCTGGCCCACAATCAACTGGAAGGAGGGCTGGACCCTAGCCGGTTCACGAAGTTGGAAGTACTGTCTCTTGCCGGCAACCCCGCTTTGGACTACGACAGGCTGGTGTTGCCGCCGGGCCTGCGCCATATCATCGTATCGAGCGCCGAACAGGCCAGCCTGGAAAAGACGGGCTTTCGGAAAAAACACCCCGGCATTTCGTTGTCGCAGAACGGCAACTCCGGCTTCACCCTGGGCAAAGCCCCATTTGAGGAGCCCGAGATGGCAACCGTCAAAGGCGGCACGTTCTGGATGGGAAGCGAGGAAAGCGAAGCTGAGGCAACGGACACTGAGAAACCGCGCCACCTTGTTCAATTGTCCGATTACGCCATGGGGAAATACCTGGTAACAGTGGAAGAATTTGCCCGCTTTGTGGAGGAAACCGGTTACGTCACCGCTGCTGAACGCGAAGGCTGGTCCGTGGCGGGTATCTGGCGGCAGGGCAAGCTGGAGTTTTTCTGCCCGGCGGAATGCAACTGGCGGCACGACGTCTACGGGCGGCCGCTCACTAACGCCCACGCCCGCCATCCGGTGGTTCATGTGACCTGGGACGACGCCATGGCCTACTGCGAGTGGCTGAGCGGGAAAACCGGCAAAACCTACCGACTTCCCACCGAAGCACAGTGGGAATACGCGGCGATCGGGGGGCATCAGGCGCCAGATAAAGATGATCAGGGCTATTTCCAACGGTCCTGCGCCTACGCCGGCAGCGATGATCCCGCGCAGGTAAGCTGGTTCTTCGGCCAGTTTGAAGGGCAGCCCGTTGAGCAGTACGGCACGCGGCCGGTGGGCCAGCTCCAGCCCAACGAACTGGGCCTGTACGACATGAGCGGCAACGTCTGGGAATGGTGCTATGACCGGCATGCTCCGGATTATTACCGGCAGTGTAAAGAGGCCAGATTAGTGAAAGATCCATCTGGCCCGGAGCAGGGCGCCAACCGCATGTTCCGCGGAGGTGGATGGGGGCGTGACGCCGCCGCCGGCCGGATCGCCAACCGCCGCCGCAGCGCGCCGGACGATCGGGGGGATGCGGCGGGTTTTCGGATAGTTTGCACAAAATAG
- a CDS encoding Gfo/Idh/MocA family oxidoreductase → MKRTIPALQHSPLCEVAAIQGRSEEKLRAAAGQYGIPHYFLSPEEMLQTMGCELAFIGNPPYMHFESVKTALHYEKAVLCEKPLAVNYEEGLRIAGLVAENRGIPFGVAHHLRHQKAIADIKNWIESGEIGQV, encoded by the coding sequence TTGAAACGGACCATCCCCGCCCTGCAGCACTCCCCATTGTGCGAAGTAGCAGCGATACAGGGCAGAAGTGAGGAAAAACTGCGAGCTGCCGCCGGGCAGTATGGCATCCCTCATTATTTTCTGAGTCCGGAAGAGATGCTGCAAACAATGGGCTGCGAGCTGGCCTTTATCGGCAACCCGCCTTATATGCATTTCGAAAGTGTAAAAACCGCCCTGCACTATGAGAAAGCCGTACTGTGCGAAAAGCCGCTGGCCGTCAATTATGAGGAGGGCCTCCGGATTGCCGGGCTGGTTGCTGAAAATAGAGGTATCCCTTTTGGCGTCGCCCACCACCTGCGGCATCAAAAGGCGATTGCAGATATTAAGAACTGGATCGAATCCGGCGAAATCGGCCAGGTTTGA
- a CDS encoding sulfite exporter TauE/SafE family protein → MMYWKLVAIILTGWLVAMAVSNGWHLLIDWWQVPLTMAFGSFVAGFSAEGGGAVAFPVFTKILGIEPNEARQFSLLIQSVGMSTASFVIVYRKTPFYAFAILPAVAGGAVGQALSVSMGWIISGVHLKWLFSITGAALGAALLLQHHSGVERKDWVDEKAGRPLLFCSGLIGGFLAINIGCGADIIAFILLTLILGSTEKKATPTTVIIMALNSIIGVVIISLTGELSGWAVSAWKTAIPVVIFGAPLGAFMAARAENAVILYALVAFIGIELASTILIVPLQSWVIPVAVAINACMCGIVAWKYCRQNIFRKPPENEQNQDSRHRCNRHGFETDHPRPAALPIVRSSSDTGQK, encoded by the coding sequence ATGATGTATTGGAAGTTGGTGGCAATTATTTTGACAGGTTGGTTGGTTGCCATGGCTGTTTCTAACGGATGGCATCTCCTCATCGATTGGTGGCAGGTACCCCTCACTATGGCGTTCGGCAGTTTTGTCGCCGGTTTTTCAGCCGAGGGAGGAGGCGCGGTGGCTTTTCCGGTCTTTACAAAAATACTGGGCATTGAGCCAAACGAGGCCAGGCAATTTTCTTTGCTGATCCAATCCGTAGGAATGTCGACAGCCTCGTTTGTCATCGTATATCGGAAAACACCCTTTTATGCCTTTGCTATCCTGCCGGCAGTTGCCGGAGGCGCTGTTGGGCAAGCTCTTTCCGTCAGCATGGGCTGGATCATATCGGGCGTTCACTTGAAGTGGTTGTTTTCCATCACCGGGGCGGCGTTGGGCGCCGCGCTTTTGTTGCAACACCATTCAGGCGTTGAGCGAAAAGACTGGGTCGATGAAAAAGCGGGAAGGCCGCTCCTTTTTTGTTCGGGCCTGATCGGCGGGTTCCTGGCCATCAATATTGGATGCGGGGCCGATATCATCGCTTTTATCCTGCTAACCCTCATTCTGGGTTCCACCGAAAAAAAGGCGACCCCGACAACGGTGATCATCATGGCGTTGAATTCCATCATTGGAGTCGTCATCATTAGCCTCACCGGAGAATTGTCAGGTTGGGCCGTCTCTGCCTGGAAGACGGCTATCCCGGTAGTGATATTTGGCGCGCCTTTGGGCGCTTTCATGGCTGCCCGGGCCGAGAATGCAGTCATATTATATGCCCTGGTGGCCTTCATCGGCATAGAACTGGCCAGCACCATCCTGATCGTGCCACTGCAAAGCTGGGTGATCCCGGTTGCAGTTGCAATCAATGCCTGCATGTGTGGGATTGTGGCCTGGAAATACTGCCGGCAAAATATTTTTCGTAAACCTCCGGAAAATGAGCAAAATCAAGATAGCCGTCATCGGTGCAACCGGCACGGCTTTGAAACGGACCATCCCCGCCCTGCAGCACTCCCCATTGTGCGAAGTAGCAGCGATACAGGGCAGAAGTGA